From Leishmania major strain Friedlin complete genome, chromosome 8:
gGATGCgtggtgaggtgaggtgaggtgaggtgaggtggtggtggtgggcggggCAGGGAtgtgtgcgagcgcgtgagtgtggggggtggaggggggcatCCTCACATGCTCCGACTcgcatctgctgctcttcgcctTGCCGCTTTTTGTGTGGTGtcgagcggctgcggtgccgtcTCTGTGCGTCCTCGCCCCGTGCCtatccgccgcctccatctctgcTGTCTGCAACGCGCGGGAcgggcggtgacggcgcggcgccggtggtgtcGGTGAATTGTCGCAGCGGTgggcgcggtggtgctgcgtgccagggccgcgacggaggaggtgtgtgtgtgtgcgtgtgtcgctgtcTTTCCTCGCGCTGTTGTCGCGGATGCTTGTTCTGCTCTCTGGTGCTGTGAAGGGTGGCACACGGGTGACGGTGTtggcgggtggtggcggcggtgcaggatgGAGGGTGCTGGAGCcctgccgcacacgcacaccgaggcccctccgccccccccccctttgcACACACCGCGCACCACAGGCCTCACGCAGGCGCTCCTAGGGCAGCGCAAGGGAGAAAGAACGCAACAAGCAACCGCGGGCAGCAAGTTGTGCCACGGCGGCCCTTTGCGCTCTCTTCCGCCTGTCCCTCGTCCTGgctgtgcgcggcggcggcgtgtctGACACCCACCGGTCCCCTCTCCCTATGCTTCCGTGTATGCCAGTAGGTGGCCCACCCGCCCCAGCTGTGCACGACTCGCAGTCGTCTTTGCCTGTCCGCtcaccgctccctccccgccgccgcccacgtctcgctctgcctctccctccctctctctcctccccgcccccaaaacaaacacgcacgtgcaatcgcacaacaacaagaagcgcgtgcacgcgcagcagcaacaaagACATCCCTTTGCCAGGACTCGActctcccccgctctcccactcgcctccccccccccacccgcgcgccgccccctcgccAGCTCCGTTGCGCCATCTCGACCCCCTTGCCATTCCTCCCCCCTGCCCACATCTGCTTTACATCCGTTTTCTGGTGTGAACGTGCGAAGATGGCGTGCAGGATCAACTTGCTTCTCTACGTGATCTCCCAGTTCCTCGCGTTTCTCTTTGTGCTGGTGGGTACGCCGATCGACATGTTTCGCCCACACAACACAAGCCGGATCGGCAACACGCCGTGTCTGACCTTGTGGGGCGGAAAGGAAGAGTGCTACAGCACAAAGTATGACGTGAGGTCGGACGATCTGTGGGCGAACTGCACtgaccgcctcctccagttCCGCGTTGCCGAAGCACTCGCTGTCATTTCTATCTTCGTGTACGGCTTGGCGTTTATACTCGGCTTCATtgcgctgtgctgctgcttttgcCTCCGCTGGGTCTGCCTGACGCTCAACATCCTTGGCATCGGCACCTTGGGCGTCGTCTGGGCGCTCATGGTGGTGGTCTACTACAAGGATGACGGCCTACTTTGCCCACGAAAGAAACCAGACCATCTGTTCGGTGCCGGTTTCATTCTCCTCCTGGTGGCCTGGAGTCTGAATATCATAGATATCGTGTTCCTGCTGATAGAGTGCCAGTGTACAGATGCCGGTTTTTTTGAAGCATCGCCACAAGATTCGAATGAACAGTAGGAGGAAGAGCGCAAGAAGAAGCGGTGCTCatgcgagggagagagggcgctAGGGCTGCGGGTTCCGGTCTCTGCCTCACACcggcttctctctcgcgctgccCTCTAGTGCGGCACGCCCCATgcgctcccacacacacacacacacagaccccAACACACAGCCCGAggagccgctctcgctcccgTTGTCCTCGCGTCTCGTCTCGAGCACTTTCCTCCATCTCAACCGTTATGGCGGTGTGTGCGAATATGCTCTGACGTGTGGATGGCGGTGTGGCACGTAGGAACATGGCACGTTGTGCCGATGGTTTGCCTCTCCCGCGTTCACGTCATGTCCTGCGCGGCGCGTCTTTTCCTTCGCCGCTTGCCTGTTCCCCATCTGCACAAGGCTGTGCGTTGCgtaggtggcggcgccggcaagcCCATCcatgcccccttcccccctcctcctctgagcccctccccctccccgccctcaGTGCCTTCTCGGaatgcctccccccccactcaCGCTCGCCCGGCGCACCCTTGGCGGAGCGGAGAAGcgagatggcggcgccgtcgccgcaggcCGGCGAATCGGCGAGGGAAAACGAGGGCaaaagagaggagaacgGCCGAAgcgggaggggaagggggacggaggcggtcgTGAGACGGGAgtgggagggtgggaggaggcgcggtgccacaggaggcggtggtggcgggtggCCTGGAATCAGAGAGGCCGATGAGGTGGATCGGGAAgcaagcagcgacagccgtgctgcagcagcagcaagtgCAGAGCGGAACGAGCCCATGCGAAACGGAAAAGATGAACAACGAACGAGAGACGTGGCTGctttcctcttcgctgcgactcgtgtccgtgtccgtgtccgtgtccgtgtgggcttgtgcctgtgtgcgcgcttcgCCCCTCCATCTCGTCGCCTCTCCTGTGCTTTATCTTCGTTGCTTCTCTCACTTTTTAATTACACCGCTGCATCCTCAAGGCTCCGATCTGAAGAGTCTCCCTACTGTACTATggagtgcagcggctggaggcGACTCAGGGGGAAGCACGGCATGCGAGCCGTGTGCAGGGTCTCAGAGGGCCCTGACCCGAAGCTGGCCGACTTCCTGCTCGAGCTCATCCGGCATTTACCTGCACCCGTCCCCTATTACccgcgccgcccgccgccgatcgcgcagcacgcatcGGAAGAAGGGACGAGGACGGGCACGAGGCGCCGGTCCGACGCACGGCCGGATGCAGCGCCAGGCGGCCCGCCCTAGATGGCGCGGCACGCTGAAAACGCGCATCCCGCTGCCCCCGACACGCAGGCAAACGACAAGCAGAACAAGAAGggagtacacacacacacacacacacacacacaaaacgacCAATGAAAAGCGCCCCGCAtccgctcgctcgctcgcctgaccgccgccgccgcccgtctTCTGTCTTCGGCTGGAAAgacggcgtgcgtgcgcttgtctCCCCTTCTCCGTTGCGTTATTATTGTATGTTTTTCTCTCTACCGTCTTCCGGCGCGCGTTTCTCGCTTCTCCGCCCATTCTCGCTTTCGCTCCTCGACTCGTCTACCCCAAcagcgtcaccaccgccaccgccaccgccaccgccctccctcccctcccctccgagaagaggggcagaggggacGCCGAgctctgtgccgctgccaatGGTCGGGCTGCGctacgtgcgcgcgcgtgcgcgttcTCGTACGCCGGTGTATGCCCGTATATGCATGTACATGCATATACAGACGCGTGTGCCTTcgggcagcgcagcctctttctgcctccacctcccctcacgtgcccttcttctctccccctgcaCGCACGTATGTGCGGGACGCCTGCGTCGCTTCTCCTCActcgctgcctcgctcgcGGGCCCCATCCTCGTCCGCGCGACTCGTccactgcacacgcgcaaacacgcaggcacgcccATACCCACATAAAGGTACGCGCTCTCGTACACTCAGCTGAGCACAATGCGGagcggcatcgccggcgtCCGTCTGTGCGCGGTACGTGTggcaggcggtgctgctgcccgtacctctggtgcggctgcgtccgCATCCCCCAAAGGCCCTTCTTTGCCCTGATGGCTCGCCCGCCCCGTCGCGCCCGGGCGCCTCACCGGCAAGATGTCGGAGACGACGCATCGGGTGAGGACCTTGCGGGCTGGCAGGAAGGGCCACGCCGGTGTGCTCCGtcgcggcgatgccgccagcgccgccgccgtggtgcagcccggCATGCACATGACGGGCACCGTTGCCAGGGTGAAGCGCGATGCGACCTGCATGCTGCCCATGGACGGTGACGAGGTGGTGCTCTCTGTGGGGGCCTGAGCGCGTTGCGGCGCGGGAGCCGCGGAGAAGGATGTTGCACCGCGCGAGGCTGCTGGGGCTGGTAAggccgctgcgctcctgcgcgcacgacccGCGCGACGTTGAGGCCATCGCGCTGATCCTGTTTAGCCGTGCCTGGCGGGCCTCTCaccgtgtgtgtttgcgtcgAAGCTCGAGCGGGACGGCATTAGCGAGAGGACGCagcgggtgaaggaggggagTCTTCGCCGTGCCCCGGCCAAGTACAAGGACACCATGAGCTGCGTGTCCGGCGTGTCTGCGGTCCGCGACGTCTTCACGACGAACCGCCGCgcccaccggcggcagcagcggggggggggggggggggcatcaGCTCAAGACAGCCATCGAGACCCCCTCCAAGGCCGCGCGGTGATCCCAGGGCGAGGGTGTGCTGGCGACGGCCGACAATGCCTTCGCCGTGAAGCGCAAGGATGAGGAGGTGGCCATGGTACCGCTGACCGCGGCAAGCGCtgggctgccgcgccgcgacGTCTGCACGAGTCCCGTGCTCGACCGCGAGCGCAGGCACCCGCCTACGCGCAGCGCACTGTGTGTGCCCCGTCAGCCCCACCGGCTTCATCGGCATCATCGgaacgagcagcagcgatttGGACGAGCTGTTTGCCGCCGTGCACCAAGgccgcggcggacggcgctgTGCAGGACACTGCGTCGCACGCTCCCGTAAAGGATGCGTGGCTGTTGCGCACGAGGCTTTtccgccccgctgctgccggctgtgGATGCgtggtgaggtgaggtgaggtgaggtgaggtggtggtggtgggcggggCAGGGAtgtgtgcgagcgcgtgagtgtggggggtggaggggggcatCCTCACATGCTCCGACTcgcatctgctgctcttcgcctTGCCGCTTTTTGTGTGGTGtcgagcggctgcggtgccgtcTCTGTGCGTCCTCGCCCCGTGCCtatccgccgcctccatctctgcTGTCTGCAACGCGCGGGAcgggcggtgacggcgcggcgccggtggtgtcGGTGAATTGTCGCAGCGGTgggcgcggtggtgctgcgtgccagggccgcgacggaggaggtgtgtgtgtgtgcgtgtgtcgctgtcTTTCCTCGCGCTGTTGTCGCGGATGCTTGTTCTGCTCTCTGGTGCTGTGAAGGGTGGCGCACGGGTGACGGTGTtggcgggtggtggcggcggtgcaggatgGAGGGTGCTGGAGCcctgccgcacacgcacaccgaggcccctccgccccccccccctttgcACACACCGCGCACCACAGGCCTCACGCAGGCGCTCCTAGGGCAGCGCAAGGGAGAAAGAACGCAACAAGCAACCGCGGGCAGCAAGTTGTGCCACGGCGGCCCTTTGCGCTCTCTTCCGCCTGTCCCTCGTCCTGgctgtgcgcggcggcggcgtgtctGACACCCACCGGTCCCCTCTCCCTATGCTTCCGTGTATGCCAGTAGGTGGCCCACCCGCCCCAGCTGTGCACGACTCGCAGTCGTCTTTGCCTGTCCGCtcaccgctccctccccgccgccgcccacgtctcgctctgcctctccctccctctctctcctccccgcccccaaaacaaacacgcacgtgcaatcgcacaacaacaagaagcgcgtgcacgcgcagcagcaacaaagACATCCCTTTGCCAGGACTCGActctcccccgctctcccactcgcctccccccccacccgcgcgccgccccctcgccAGCTCCGTTGCGCCATCTCGACCCCCTTGCCATTCCTCCCCCCTGCCCACATCTGCTTTACATCCGTTTTCTGGTGTGAACGTGCGAAGATGGCGTGCAGGATCGGCTTGCTTCTCTACGCCCTTCTCCAGTTCCTCGCGTTTCTCTTTGTGCTGGTGGGTACGCCGATCGACATGTTTCGCCCACACAACACAAGCCGGATCGGCAACACGCCGTGTCTGACCTTGTGGGGTTACAAGAGCGAATGCTACAGCACAAAGTACGACGTGAGGTCGGACGATCTGTGGGCGAACTGCACtgaccgcctcctccagttCCGCGTTGCCGAAGCACTCGCTGTCATTTCTATCTTCGTGTACGGCTTGGCGTTTATACTCGGCTTCACTATGCTGTTCTGCTGCTTTTGCCTCCGCTGGGTCTGCCTGACGCTCAACATCCTTGGCATCGGCACCTTGGGCGTCGTCTGGGCGCTCATGGTGGTGGTCTACTACAAGGATGACGGCCTAGACTGCCTACGGGAAAGCATCGACCATCAGTTAGGCTTGGGTTTCATTCTTTTCGTGTCTTCATGGTGCCTTGATGTCCTCGGCATTATTGTCTTGCTAAACCTCTGCTAGATCGCCCCGTGCCCGAAAAATCAAACGATGCGCAAGGTTCGCAGTGACAGTAGGAGGAAGAGCGCAAGAAGAACCGGAGCTCatgcgagggagagagggcgctAGGGCTGCGGGTTCCGGTCTCTGCCTCACACcggcttctctctcgcgctgccCTCTAGTGCGGCACGCCCCATgcgctcccacacacacacacacacagaccccAACACACAGCCCGAggagccgctctcgctcccgTTGTCCTCGCGTCTCGTCTCGAGCACTTTCCTCCATCTCAACCGTTATGGCGGTGTGTGCGAATATGCTCTGACGTGTGGATGGCGGTGTGGCACGTAGGAACATGGCACGTTGTGCCGATGGTTTGCCTCTCCCGCGTTCACGTCATGTCCTGCGCGGCGCGTCTTTTCCTTCGCCGCTTGCCTGTTCCCCATCTGCACAAGGCTGTGCGTTGCgtaggtggcggcgccggcaagcCCATCcatgcccccttcccccctcctcctctgagcccctccccctccccgccctcaGTGCCTTCTCGGaatgcctcccccccccccactcacGCTCGCCCGGCGCACCCTTGGCGGAGCGGAGAAGcgagatggcggcgccgtcgccgcaggcCGGCGAATCGGCGAGGGAAAACGAGGGCaaaagagaggagaacgGCCGAAgcgggaggggaagggggacggaggcggtcgTGAGACGGGAgtgggagggtgggaggaggcgcggtgccacaggaggcggtggtggcgggtggCCTGGAATCAGAGAGGCCGATGAGGTGGATCGGGAAgcaagcagcgacagccgtgctgcagcagcagcaagtgCAGAGCGGAACGAGCCCATGCGAAACGGAAAAGATGAACAACGAACGAGAGACGTGGCTGctttcctcttcgctgcgactcgtgtccgtgtccgtgtccgtgtccgtgtgggcttgtgcctgtgtgcgcgcttcgCCCCTCCATCTCGTCGCCTCTCCTGTGCTTTATCTTCGTTGCTTCTCTCACTTTTTAATTACACCGCTGCATCCTCAAGGCTCCGATCTGAAGAGTCTCCCTACTGTACTATggagtgcagcggctggaggcGACTCAGGGGGAAGCACGGCATGCGAGCCGTGTGCAGGGTCTCAGAGGGCCCTGACCCGAAGCTGGCCGACTTCCTGCTCGAGCTCATCCGGCATTTACCTGCACCCGTCCCCTATTACccgcgccgcccgccgccgatcgcgcagcacgcatcGGAAGAAGGGACGAGGACGGGCACGAGGCGCCGGTCCGACGCACGGCCGGATGCAGCGCCAGGCGGCCCGCCCTAGATGGCGCGGCACGCTGAAAACGCGCATCCCGCTGCCCCCGACACGCAGGCAAACGACAAGCAGAACAAGAAGggagtacacacacacacacacacacacacacaaaacgacCAATGAAAAGCGCCCCGCAtccgctcgctcgctcgcctgaccgccgccgccgcccgtctTCTGTCTTCGGCTGGAAAgacggcgtgcgtgcgcttgtctCCCCTTCTCCGTTGCGTTATTATTGTATGTTTTTCTCTCTACCGTCTTCCGGCGCGCGTTTCTCGCTTCTCCGCCCATTCTCGCTTTCGCTCCTCGACTCGTCTACCCCAAcagcgtcaccaccgccaccgccaccgccaccgccctccctcccctcccctccgagaagaggggcagaggggacGCCGAgctctgtgccgctgccaatGGTCGGGCTGCGctacgtgcgcgcgcgtgcgcgttcTCGTACGCCGGTGTATGCCCGTATATGCATGTACATGCATATACAGACGCGTGTGCCTTcgggcagcgcagcctctttctgcctccacctcccctcacgtgcccttcttctctccccctgcaCGCACGTATGTGCGGGACGCCTGCGTCGCTTCTCCTCActcgctgcctcgctcgcGGGCCCCATCCTCGTCCGCGCGACTCGTccactgcacacgcgcaaacacgcaggcacgcccATACCCACATAAAGGTACGCGCTCTCGTACACTCAGCTGAGCACAATGCGGagcggcatcgccggcgtCCGTCTGTGCGCGGTACGTGTggcaggcggtgctgctgcccgtacctctggtgcggctgcgtccgCATCCCCCAAAGGCCCTTCTTTGCCCTGATGGCTCGCCCGCCCCGTCGCGCCCGGGCGCCTCACCGGCAAGATGTCGGAGACGACGCATCGGGTGAGGACCTTGCGGGCTGGCAGGAAGGGCCACGCCGGTGTGCTCCGtcgcggcgatgccgccagcgccgccgccgtggtgcagcccggCATGCACATGACGGGCACCGTTGCCAGGGTGAAGCGCGATGCGACCTGCATGCTGCCCATGGACGGTGACGAGGTGGTGCTCTCTGTGGGGGCCTGAGCGCGTTGCGGCGCGGGAGCCGCGGAGAAGGATGTTGCACCGCGCGAGGCTGCTGGGGCTGGTAAggccgctgcgctcctgcgcgcacgacccGCGCGACGTC
This genomic window contains:
- a CDS encoding amastin-like protein, whose product is MACRIGLLLYALLQFLAFLFVLVGTPIDMFRPHNTSRIGNTPCLTLWGYKSECYSTKYDVRSDDLWANCTDRLLQFRVAEALAVISIFVYGLAFILGFTMLFCCFCLRWVCLTLNILGIGTLGVVWALMVVVYYKDDGLDCLRESIDHQLGLGFILFVSSWCLDVLGIIVLLNLC
- a CDS encoding amastin-like protein — its product is MACRINLLLYVISQFLAFLFVLVGTPIDMFRPHNTSRIGNTPCLTLWGGKEECYSTKYDVRSDDLWANCTDRLLQFRVAEALAVISIFVYGLAFILGFIALCCCFCLRWVCLTLNILGIGTLGVVWALMVVVYYKDDGLLCPRKKPDHLFGAGFILLLVAWSLNIIDIVFLLIECQCTDAGFFEASPQDSNEQ